In the Wyeomyia smithii strain HCP4-BCI-WySm-NY-G18 chromosome 2, ASM2978416v1, whole genome shotgun sequence genome, one interval contains:
- the LOC129724127 gene encoding E3 ubiquitin-protein ligase SHPRH, protein MEYCLADIGILRRKQSDIMEDSFGKPLFSYLRETYYQLNESLNVKSFLRDVVRVPEYELKHRTDASDSDTVYLALFLRRLRPEEFEDVGCIVQRKRMVELFFHEVERNDFVRQQELELCPGQTDGSTLSVAQFYERLRETHTQDVLDPSIPADVSHELLRPTLRPYQCNAIRWMLHRETIPQRLPAQYARLRSANVPDVEFYMYLDSFEVVDEKPADICVPPGGILADEMGMGKTVEILGLMLYNRKKKRKFQELTADDIEQEVPKGELRCICIKQSKKGLVTCGKCGLQQHRKCVLKNSISNQHRYICPECWRSEPLVEAGTTIIVSPVAIKMQWASEISKHINDKNFKIFLYDGVAQNGWISPADLAEYDAVLTDYNVLKTEIYYTAANTRTSRHEKRFLSQVSPLPLVRWWRVCLDEAQMVEGVHNQTTRMVKTLPAVHRWTVTGTPIEKSMDNLYGLVHFLDYAPYNDYRLWTQLTHHYQFGNPVPLLTVMSRIMWRTCKAAVLDQLGIPPQTELVHYVTMSDLQSFFYRMEHSRCAAAFHEKAEKLGNEICVSRMNIHTFNLLMEPLRKLRQDCTIASVIHRTDQLTTKKLLTPTELREHLITNNEIDCKAQLRSVVSSINGMAAIHVIRNEYDHAIRLYKSVLRWADDYKGTISVDTLLQIHALYNLLDVIRMKRIVGEETPAEEVSVFEEQCAKLEWKYIETYSNTVKNVERELNSASEKLLETLVKLDHTVDGHWWRIILYQIDRNTVKLDNFLLKLNVEVRNHCGMAEEIRSVRGLDYALTVWLDKVKNHREQLEKAFEKIDYFCSNLKPKHLWPEKDRNRIEKLVQDAFLCHLDPELDELPEKEKQKRPTCVLCKVKTILNQYECVIFQKQFMESTNTTEGSWQMTSNEVIIRQIHSFSKKEHFDESVIGLGDLYLSYLERLKAEFKEYSKYWVEINYTAAAYDELNMCRSRLQVVTLEELEESNSRKTIQQILDCEVDETYEDLHAQKMNSEREFVRLKGTLKYLQHLGSTEEIDPCPICRNVPEKYAVLQCGHHFCIVCAPQIMRMARNQGNQISCVVCRHKQRVSDVYYVTRSQFSSSEQINVRGNYSNKILKIVETVLELKHKEPDVKIIIFSHWDPILMILAKALDENAITYRTRSTKFYRSIEEFKDYRNDITCMLLPLKAGSKGLNLIEATHVFLVEPILNPGEELQAVGRVHRIGQTRETFVHRFIVSSTIEETIHETIQNDETGRWSSQEVTVDNLEQLFKLEEPDDDLIVLN, encoded by the exons ATGGAGTACTGCCTGGCGGATATTGGAATTCTCCGCAGAAAGCAATCAGACATAATGGAGGATTCGTTTGGGAAACCACTTTTCTCTTACCTTAGAGAAACCTATTATCAGCTAAATGAGTCTTTGAACGTCAAATCCTTTTTGCGAG ATGTGGTCCGAGTTCCGGAATACGAACTAAAACATCGCACCGATGCTTCCGACAGTGATACCGTCTATTTGGCACTGTTTCTGAGGCGACTTCGTCCGGAAGAGTTCGAAGATGTCGGTTGTATTGTGCAGCGAAAGCGAATGGTGGAGTTGTTTTTCCACGAAGTTGAACGGAACGATTTTGTACGACAGCAGGAGTTGGAGCTGTGTCCGGGCCAAACCGATGGTAGTACACTGTCTGTTGCACAGTTCTATGAGAGGTTAAGAGAAACGCACACACAGGACGTTCTGGATCCATCGATTCCCGCGGATGTTAGCCACGAGCTGTTGAGACCAACTCTGAGACCGTATCAGTGTAACGCGATACGATGGATGCTGCACCGGGAGACCATCCCGCAACGTTTACCGGCCCAGTATGCGAGGTTGAGAAGCGCAAATGTACCAGATGTTGAATTTTATATGTACTTGGACAGTTTCGAGGTTGTCGATGAAAAGCCTGCGGATATCTGTGTACCTCCTGGAGGTATTCTAGCCGATGAAATGGGTATGGGGAAAACTGTTGAAATTCTCGGTTTGATGTTGTATAATCGTAAGAAAAAGCGTAAGTTTCAAGAACTTACTGCAGATGATATTGAACAAGAAGTTCCAAAAGGTGAATTACGATGTATTTGTATTAAACAATCCAAAAAGGGATTGGTCACCTGCGGAAAGTGTGGCTTGCAGCAACACAGaaaatgtgttttgaaaaattccATTTCTAACCAACATCGATACATTTGCCCCGAATGTTGGCGATCAGAGCCGTTGGTCGAGGCCGGTACAACAATAATTGTATCTCCTGTTGCGATCAAGATGCAATGGGCGTCGGAGATCTCGAAACATATTAATGATAAGAACTTTAAAATATTTCTATACGATGGCGTTGCCCAAAACGGTTGGATTAGTCCGGCAGATTTGGCCGAATACGATGCCGTTTTAACGGATTATAATGTTTTGAAAACGGAGATTTATTACACGGCAGCTAATACCCGAACTTCTCGTCACGAGAAACGGTTTCTAAGCCAGGTTTCGCCACTGCCGCTGGTTCGATGGTGGCGTGTGTGCTTAGATGAAGCCCAGATGGTCGAAGGTGTTCACAATCAAACCACCCGAATGGTGAAAACACTTCCGGCCGTACATCGGTGGACCGTTACCGGTACACCGATCGAGAAGAGTATGGATAATTTGTACGGATTGGTGCATTTTCTGGATTACGCGCCATACAACGATTATCGATTGTGGACACAGTTAACGCATCATTATCAATTCGGTAATCCGGTCCCACTGCTCACGGTGATGTCGCGCATAATGTGGCGCACCTGTAAAGCGGCAGTTTTGGACCAGCTCGGCATTCCACCACAGACGGAGCTTGTCCACTATGTTACGATGTCGGATTTGCAGAGTTTTTTCTACCGAATGGAACATTCCCGGTGTGCTGCAGCGTTTCACGAGAAGGCCGAAAAACTGGGTAATGAAATTTGTGTCTCCAGAATGAATATTCATACTTTTAATTTG CTGATGGAACCGCTACGAAAGCTGCGACAGGATTGCACCATCGCATCGGTTATTCACCGTACGGACCAACTGACGACGAAGAAATTACTAACTCCGACCGAACTGCGTGAACATCTAATCACTAACAACGAGATAGATTGTAAGGCACAGTTACGATCAGTAGTTTCGAGCATCAATGGCATGGCGGCGATACATGTGATTCGGAACGAGTATGATCATGCTATCCGGTTGTACAAATCGGTGCTGCGCTGGGCAGATGATTACAAAGGCACAATAAGTGTCGATACGCTGCTACAGATACATGCTCTCTATAATTTACTGGACGTTATTAGGATGAAACGAATCGTTGGAGAAGAAACACCCGCAGAAGAAGTTTCTGTCTTCGAAGAACAGTGTGCTAAGCTTGAATGGAAGTACATTGAGACGTACTCAAATACGGTGAAAAATGTCGAACGTGAGCTAAACTCCGCGTCCGAAAAACTGTTGGAAACGTTGGTTAAGTTGGACCACACGGTAGATGGACATTGGTGGCGAATTATACTGTACCAAATTGATCGAAACACGGTTAAAttggataattttttgctcaagcTTAACGTCGAAGTCCGAAATCATTGCGGAATGGCGGAGGAAATTCGTTCCGTGCGTGGACTGGACTACGCACTGACGGTTTGGTTGGATAAGGTCAAAAACCATCGAGAGCAGCTGGAGAAGGCATTTGAGAAGATTGATTATTTTTGCTCCAACCTAAAACCGAAGCATCTTTGGCCGGAAAAGGATCGAAATCGAATTGAGAAACTAGTTCAGGATGCGTTTCTTTGCCACCTGGATCCCGAGTTGGATGAATTACCCGAAAAGGAGAAACAAAAGCGACCGACTTGCGTTCTGTGCAAGGTTAAAACCATTCTGAATCAGTACGAGTGTGTGATTTTCCAGAAGCAATTCATGGAGAGCACCAACACCACCGAGGGTTCCTGGCAAATGACGTCCAATGAGGTGATCATTAGGC AAATACATTCCTTCTCGAAGAAAGAACATTTTGACGAAAGCGTGATCGGATTAGGTGACTTGTACTTGTCCTACCTGGAGAGATTGAAGGCGGAATTCAAAGAATACTCCAAGTACTGGGTGGAAATTAATTACACCGCTGCAGCTTATGATGAGTTGAATATGTGTCGTTCTCGGCTGCAGGTAGTCACGCTGGAAGAACTGGAGGAGAGCAACAGCCGAAAAACTATCCAACAGATATTGGACTGCGAGGTAGACGAAACCTATGAGGATCTGCATGCACAGAAAATGAACTCCGAGCGGGAGTTTGTGCGTTTGAAGGGCACTTTGAAGTATCTACAGCATTTGGGTAGTACCGAGGAAATCGATCCTTGCCCGATATGTCGGAATGTACCGGAAAAGTATGCTGTACTTCAGTGCGGTCATCACTTCTGCATAGTATGCGCACCGCAAATAATGCGAATGGCTCGAAACCAGGGAAATCAAATAAGCTGCGTAGTTTGCCGTCATAAACAGCGAGTTTCTGA CGTCTACTACGTAACTCGTTCACAGTTTAGTTCCTCGGAACAGATCAACGTGCGAGGTAACTACTCtaataaaattcttaaaattgtaGAAACAGTTTTAGAGCTGAAACATAAAGAACCCGAtgtgaaaattatcattttttctcactGGGACCCGATTCTAATGATACTGGCTAAGGCGTTGGACGAAAACGCCATTACGTACCGCACAAGATCCACAAAATTTTATCGCAGTATCGAAGAGTTCAAAGATTACCGAAACGACATAACTTGTATGCTTCTTCCGCTAAAGGCCGGCTCTAAGGGGCTCAATCTAATCGAAGCTACGCACGTCTTTCTGGTGGAACCGATTCTTAACCCGGGCGAAGAGCTGCAAGCGGTCGGTCGAGTCCATCGAATCGGTCAAACAAGGGAAACGTTCGTGCATAGATTTATCGTCAGCAGTACCATCGAGGAAACGATTCACGAAACCATTCAAAATGATGAAACCGGCCGATGGAGCTCACAAGAAGTAACGGTGGACAATTTGGAACAGCTTTTTAAATTGGAAGAACCTGACGATGACTTAATTGTTTTAAATTAA